The genomic DNA GTTGTCGTTGGGGCCGAAGCGCCGGATGTAGTAGACGGTGGCGGAGCCGATCCCGCCTTCGAGGACGCTGACGGTGCCGAAGCGGGTGTCGACGTCGATCCTCGTGTGGGTGCGTTCGAGGATTGGTTCGTAGGTGGATGCGCCTAGTATGCCGATGTTCATGGTTTTATTATCCACTAAGGGTACGAAGGGGGTTGAAGAAATTATCCACTAAGGGCACGAAGGGGCGCTAAGGGTTCTGTAACCAGACTTAGTGTACCTTCGCGGCTTTTTGATGAGGATGTTTATGGTTCTATTTGTCCACTAAGGGCACGAAGGGACTCTAAGTATCTTATGTCTATTTTTCCACTAAGGACACTAAGGTCTCTAAGTTTCTGTGAAGGCATTTAGTGTCTGTTCGTGTCCTTTGTGGATATGGTCAGTTGATGAATCTTTTCCACTCTAGTTTGCCGTGGCTGCCGAAGTTTATCAGGATGCCTACTTTGAAGCCTGTTGCTTTCAGATAGTTGAGTATCTGGGCGTGCTCTTTGCCTGAGAGGCGGTCAATCGCCTTGATTTCTATGAGGACCTGATTGAAGCAGACTAAATCGGCAAAGTAATTCTTGTCCAGAACACGGTCTTTGTAGCGTATCGTCACCGGCTTCTGGGATTCGAATGGAATCTGTCGATGGTGCAGTTCTGCCTCCATCGCTTCCTGATAGACGGCTTCGAGAAATCCTGGCCCCAGTTCCCGATGCACTTCGATAGCGGCGCCCACGACCGCATATACTTCGTCCTTTAGCAGGCTGCTGAAAAAGGCTTGCTGAAGCCTCGTTCTTTGGGTTGGCGAGATACAATGCACTCACCAGTCCAACTG from Dehalococcoidia bacterium includes the following:
- a CDS encoding GxxExxY protein — protein: MLKDEVYAVVGAAIEVHRELGPGFLEAVYQEAMEAELHHRQIPFESQKPVTIRYKDRVLDKNYFADLVCFNQVLIEIKAIDRLSGKEHAQILNYLKATGFKVGILINFGSHGKLEWKRFIN